One Primulina huaijiensis isolate GDHJ02 chromosome 8, ASM1229523v2, whole genome shotgun sequence genomic region harbors:
- the LOC140983060 gene encoding uncharacterized protein: MGIFFSLTLTLISLASLHILQAQTQEIQSARLLDLVIRDYTFKSYNNNFRTGKLHRINLPANLSGINVDTIRYRCGSLRRYGARIKEFHLNIGVDVHPCIERVILIRQNLGSNWSSIYYNNYELTGYRLISPVLGLLAYNIGVSGIINFSSSMPFELGIEAGRKPILVDFSNTTLYHVSTGIVPLCASFDPDGKMTLSSQMRPKVCIAMRNGHFGLVVESPMIPLKRRASKWKIAIGSSIGAALGAFLLSLLLIAMFVNAKKKARMDELERRAYEEEALQVSMVGHVGALIASSSRTVAMIEHDEL; the protein is encoded by the coding sequence ATGGGCATCTTCTTTTCTCTCACACTGACTCTTATATCACTAGCATCCTTGCATATCCTACAAGCTCAAACTCAAGAAATCCAATCGGCCAGACTCCTCGATCTTGTGATCAGGGATTACACTTTCAAGTCATACAACAACAACTTCAGAACAGGCAAACTGCACAGAATCAACTTACCAGCAAATCTTTCAGGCATAAATGTCGATACCATAAGATACCGGTGTGGCAGCCTAAGAAGATATGGAGCAAGAATCAAAGAATTCCACTTGAACATTGGCGTTGACGTGCATCCTTGCATCGAAAGAGTCATATTGATTCGGCAAAATCTTGGATCGAATTGGTCATCTATATATTATAACAACTACGAATTGACAGGATATCGACTCATCTCACCTGTTTTAGGCCTACTAGCCTATAACATTGGTGTGAGTGGGATCATAAACTTCAGCAGTAGCATGCCATTTGAGCTGGGAATCGAAGCCGGAAGAAAGCCAATCCTTGTAGATTTTAGCAACACGACATTATACCATGTCTCAACCGGGATCGTCCCTTTATGTGCAAGCTTTGATCCTGATGGAAAGATGACACTGTCAAGTCAAATGAGGCCTAAGGTTTGTATTGCAATGAGGAACGGTCACTTCGGTTTGGTGGTTGAGTCACCAATGATTCCACTGAAGAGAAGGGCTAGCAAGTGGAAGATAGCGATAGGAAGCTCGATTGGAGCTGCGTTAGGGGCGTTCCTTCTGAGTTTGTTACTGATCGCAATGTTTGTAAATGCGAAAAAGAAGGCAAGAATGGATGAATTGGAGAGAAGGGCTTATGAAGAAGAAGCATTACAAGTTTCAATGGTTGGTCATGTGGGGGCTCTCATTGCTTCTAGCTCAAGAACTGTGGCTATGATAGAACATGACGAGTTGTAG